The genomic stretch tcattatatatacaaattagaaattgagggttaaattgaaaacacataaaactctaacaaaaaaaaatgacaaaaatatacaaattaaaactaaaataactgaATCTAAAATACCAACAACACTAGTGACCACAATGTATTTATCAAGgtaagagagagaaatgaaaagaaaagaaaatggttatCAATAATAACTTAGGAATATTTAAACTACATGCACCGTCTAAAAGCGAAAAAGAGATGGTGGAGAATCAAACAACATGGTAATATCGCATTTTTCACCATCAGGAAATGTCATACACGCCGCCATAAAAACTCGGCATCTCCCACTAAAACATTACTTGCCAATcgttttttctaattaaaaacattgttttaatgtcaAATTACTACACTACTCTCATGCcaaccaacaattaaaaaaaatagagccaaACGACCCTAATATCCCTTATCTTTATGAATTAAATTCTTTATATCCAAGTGTATATTTGTAATTcaaccaataataaaaaaaaaattgaaaatactaTTATACCCCTACTTGATGCAAATGACTATTTTACTCTggactatatttttattattttattattcataaaaataataccCTCACACAAATATCCTTGTACTtgtaaattaaattctttatatCCAAGTGTATATTAATTTGTGATTCAattggaaataaaaattaaaagtactgATATACCCCTACTCTATGTAAATGACTATTTTACTCTTGAATATATTCTTGTTATttcattattcataaaaataatacatagaTAAAGATATCCACATCACACAAGTCAACAAAGACagattatttgtttatataaaatattacgaATGTGCAAGTGAGCTTAATTTAGATACTCAAACTCTCCCTACTCTTGCGATAAAATCTTTCTGGCTCTCCTATCTACAACGAGGCGCTtctcaatttctgttttcaagaAGAATATATTACTACAtacttttcattctttttattgcataAGAGATCGAATGGAAGAAATTTCGTTTCTTTTATAGCAGTAAATTcacatttaaaaagaaaatgagaatcgATTCCTCTTCATATAAAGAGAAGTAGAAGAGTAAAATCATCATCGTCTCTCTATCTATCTCTTCCCCGCCCTCACCTCCTTCTCTTTCCTTGCGGTGATGTATTAGGAGCCGAAAGATAAGCTATCCATCTAACCAAATTTTGCATACCGAttctcttaaaataaatttgttataatcTTACATCTTCCTTTTTTCTTGTGTAATATGTCATCGCAAGTCCCTCTTGGTTTAGTTCTGGCTCTCCTAGACTAAACTATCTACACACAGCATCTGCAGATATCTTTCGTTTTGAGTTCCGGATTAACAAGACATTCTGATCCAGACCACAGTTTTAAGATTGGTGGCACAAGTCTAGCTAGGTGATGACGTGCAATGGGATGGCTTTCTTCCCAACAAATTTCATGCTCCAAAGCTCTCATGATCAGGATGATCATCAACCTCCCACTTCTCTCAGTCCAATTCTGCCATCTTGCGCACCCCGAGACTTTCATGGTACCCTCTCAATctgatctctctctttctctctgagCTAACTTTGACTGGATATATTCAGagtgttttcttcttttcttttcttcttattattttttttatggaagggGTGGGCCGGGTGGCTCCATTTCTAGGGAAGAGATCATCAATGTCGTTTTCAGGGATTGATGTGTGTCATGAAGAAGGTAATGGAGAGGATGAGTTGTCTGATGATGGCTCACAAGCAggagaaaagaagaggaggctTAGTATGGAACAAGTCAAGACTCTTGAAAAAAACTTTGAGTTGGGTAACAAGCTTGAACCCGAGAGAAAAATGCAACTGGCTAGAGCTCTTGGTCTGCAACCAAGACAGATTGCTATATGGTTCCAAAACAGGAGGGCCAGATGGAAAACCAAACAGCTAGAGATAGATTATGATCTCCTCAAGAGACAGCTTGATGCTGTTAAAGCTGAAAATAATGCACTTCAAACTCAGAACCAGAGACTTCATGCAGAGGTTAGTTTTCAATTAGCTATTGTATATATAGAGCTTCatgtttgaattaaaatttgccATTAGCTCTTGACCTCTTCTCTCTTATTTAATGTCTATTGTACCTTTTGGGAtactaaaatcattaattacaAGCAGATTTTTTGCATGGAACTACAATTATTGACTCATTGAGCACAATAAGTTTCGAAATCCAATCATTCCCCCCTGGTTTATTCAGCTTCGTGGCCTTTTCTTCGTACAATGATTTCTGTGAACTTTTCAATAAAGCTTCTTTTCTTATGATtagttaaccttttttttttaaaacatacgtTGGTTTGAGCACCCacgaaaatttaaaaaaagaagttcacAAGAAACACTATTTAATTTGAAGTGTTGAATACTGTTCGTGGCTTTAGAGCTAAAGTCTAATTAGTCATGCATGTATGTATGTGAAAGGTACAGATCTTCCTACATGTATACGTTTAGGATATATacttcagtttttatttttttttttttttttgaacttaacATATAGGCGTATGCTTCATGTAATTGATTGGTTAACTCACGGCTGCAGATATTGGCACTGAAAAGCAGAGAACCGACTGAATCTATCAATCTCAATAAAGAAACGGAGGGTTCTTGCAGTAATAGAAGTGAAAACAGCTCAGATATCAAGTTGGATATCTCAAGAACACCAGCTATTGACAGCCCTCTACCCAATCATCATCCAACAAGCAGGCCCTTCTTTCCCTCATCATCCATCAGGCCTCCAGGTATTGCACAACTCAACCAAAACAACTCTTCAAGGCCCGATTTTCAAAGCCAGAAGATGGATCACATAGTCAAGGAAGAAGGTCTCACTAATATGTTCTGCAGCATAGAGGATCAATCTGGATTTTGGCATGCATGGCTTGAGCAACAGCAATTCAACTAAGAAAATGAGCCTGGAATGCCATATTGGACCGCACCCATTATACGCGCAGTATATGTGGAAATAGCTAATCTTCAATTCATTAAAAGGAagttatctttattttatgagtttaaaattaagttcATATATATAGTTGGAACTTAGATTGGTATATAAAGTAGGATACCTTACGTTGGGAGATTTCAGGTGGGGGAGCTGAAGATCTTAGTTTTTTCAGAGGAATAAGATTTGTGTCtttgagttatatatatatattcctttagGTTGGATCGTTGGAGTTGAAATTACATTTGCTTGTGACTGGTTTGGAACGCTAGCATGGGTCATGCATGAAATGAGAAGGGGATTTACTCTCTTCCTTGCTCTTTTTTTCgacttattttttcttccttttgaatGTTGTGTCTCTGTGCTTCCGAGTGCTTTCTTAGAAGTCCaagtaatgaattattttttgccGATTTCATCATTCGACACAATATGCTAACCCTTCGGCGATCaaccgaaacaaaaaaaaaatactctgaTGTGCTGGCTGGACGATAAAAGGAAATTGTAACGTTGGTAATTCACTTTTACTTTTTGTTGAAGAAAGTTTGAAATGGAAACAAATAAGGATATGGTTCACAGGTGTGACAACTGGATAAAATAAGTTAATTGGAAGAGCCGTATACACTATGGTTTTCGCTTGATtgactacataaaaaaaattcatagttataaatatttagaagcaggtatttcttttcaatgtgggttatatgtttttttatggtatagTAGTTGACTTTAAGCAACTTATTTCATATTTAGAGGGCTTTTTTATGAAACTCTCACTCCTAGATAACAATATTGTATCTGGTAAATAAAAAGGaacccccttttttttgttaaaagaataaaaaaaatccccatTTGAGAGggttattttctttgttattttattattttatttattttaagattacaTGATAGCTTTGGATTAGTTTCTAATTAATAGTGAAATTAAGCTTGTTTATTTATTCCAATCATCTACATCAAAGACTAAGATTCACAAGTATTGTATGATTGTagaatttgatttataattttacgCCGCAtaattgtttgttgtttttttttttatcaaattactaaatatattgtttcaatttcttaaaaaaaatcttatttattaaatacGATATTAATTTGGAGACTTTTACAAGAAACAGAACCAGTGAGATCTGAGGTGGATAAAGTTGATTAATTATGCGTCATCACAAAAAACTTACAGAGTacttttcatcaaaacatttgaTTGGCGAAATCTAGAGAGTCAGTATACCAAACCCtaagaaaaaggttaaaatCTATTCTACGCCCTTCATGAGAAGTGAAAGGTGTGTGCACTTCCTGGTCATTGAAGCAGTACATGTAGAGAGAGAAGTTTACTTGCATGGCTCGTCACTTCATATATAGAGATTAAAAGACAGCGGAAGATCATGTATCCATCATCGGAAGCACCATCGGTCATGGTGCTGGACAGGAATACTACACGAGGATTGGGAGATGAACAAGGATCGAAAGAGTACACGTTTTTGAAAAGGGATTATGAGATAGAAAAGTAAAGGAGGTACGGGACGAAGCATgctgtagagagagagagagagagagagagagagagagaatcgaGCACACATTCCGAGAGAGGAAGAAGACAAATAGATGGAAGAGAACAGGGAGAGTCGAAAATGGTCGCTCTCGTGAAGGAGACGTCGGCAATCTTTGTGCTGACAAAGAATGGAAGGGCATCGAAAAGCAAATCTAACACCCCACAGACACCTTTTTCGCAGTGACCAGTCTCGCATTTGCGCAGGTCTTTATTGAGGCTTCATGTGACTCACTGCGCCACCTACTACATTGGCAGAGTCACTCTGAATTGTACCCTAACTCCTATACATCTCCTTTTCACAATCTCACTTTCTACTGTCTTTCTTTATGGGCGGAAAGTagggttttcattttttattttttaagttgttcggtaaaaataaattatttttttatatttattggtgttataaaaaataaattgaaaaaatttacagtatttattatattatgaaaaatatatttttaatattttatttttttttcaagttttatttaaagaataaaaatcaaatctaacaaattaaaaaaattaaaaagatgtacttaaaaaaaaatatccatcgTTAAAAAGCTGAACACTGTATACTTTTTATCTAGTAGCCTCTCTTTGATTTGAAGTTCTAGGTTTAGAAACTCAAAAACGAATGCAAACTTTAATTTTAgcatggactttttttttttttctgcttaaTCACATTTTCATAACTAGATAAAAATTACATATCCTAGATGTCCCTTCAAAGAAAAGAAGCACCTCATCTTGTCTCTATAAGCGTGGGCTagggcttttatttttatttttctttcgaATGTTTTTGGTCTAAAAGTTCTTGCTTGCTACTAGAATTATCAAGTTTTTGGTTCGCTGGTGTTGGGGACTAGAAATTTACAGGAGGCACCAGGTATGTAAGCTGGACTTGGCGGACACTTTGGGCTACCTGTAATCCAAGCTGATGTTCACTATTTGGGCCTATCGTCTCTTTCGTTTTCTCTTATTGGGTTTTGGGCCCATTGAAGATGGATATTGATTTGTTAGttcaaaaaaatgaagatgTTAGCTGGCCTAAGATTAGCACCTCCGTGGCTGTCACCTCCGTGGGCCGTGGCTATCACCCCCTTCCCTCCTCCAGCCAACAGAAACagacaaacaaacacacacacacaaaaaacactttcttcAACCACCACCCGCCCTTTTcactttcgtttttttttttccccggaTAATGCAGTCAGTAATCTACTCCACTCCTCTCACCCTCAACTACATCCTCCCTGGCCCACAAATTTCTCCAACTTCCCTCCAAGGTCACAGACTAATAACCAAGTCACGTTTCCTCCTCCCCTAACAAACCaatcaccaccacctcctcggAAAAACCCACTGAAGAAACGATCTTTTTTCACGGTGGAGCCCACTACGGTGACCTCATCGGCTACCTGCCACTGGGTTTCACACTTCTTTGGCTGCCTGACTCTAGATGCTGTTTCAAGGGCATTTTATCTTAGGTGGAGGTTCACCAACCTGAGGGTGACAGTACTACTTCAGGGCCGACAGCTCAAGATAGGAGTGCTTTCTCCTACAAGGTGATAAAACTAAGAGACGTTAAGGTCGTGCCACGTTTTATAGGTGAAAGGGGTGATGTCGTCGTGATTACCTTCAAAGATGGTACTAAAGTGGATCCTAGGAGCGTTCCTCAATTCAGAGAAATTGCCAAGTATTGTCTCTCTGCGGCTGAGAAGCCTGTGGATTTGACGCCGGTGAGTGGACCTACGGGGTATTAAGTAGGAGGAAAGGGTTTTGTTtatatctccttttttttttcaaggcatgtgatttttttttcctttcccacCTCTAGACGAGCAAAAACGCTGGAATTACAATCTCATCGTGAATGTATATTACAAGTGTAATAGATGGTTGTAATTTTAACGATACTTGACCATACAATTTTGAAGGCATTTCTATATCTATATTTGGCTGtgcaattttcaaaattataatgcCATTGATGGTTATAATTGTAATGATTTGttatattacaaattaatagtAATGAGTATTGCACAAAAAGGGCTATATAATGAACAAtttcatgattaaaaataatcacacaggggtttaattgtaaaaGACAAAACTGAATTGTGTTTGTAGTGGGATAAAAGAACCAAGAAAACCTTCCATTTAatggaaatgaaaataaaatatgactGGGATGGACTCTTGAAAATTATAGGAACTAAAATGATATCAACTTGTGATATACTACGATACATTCCGAGAATAGTTtacagccaaacaaaaaaaaaaattattatataataacaaacatctaaataataaatataagataaGCTTTAAAGTTATGATTAGGAAATTAAAGAGGATCATGATGGATTCCACCATCGAAGAGGTCTGCCACTTCTTTGTACTCATTTGGAAAATAACATCCAGACGTCTTTAGAGGTTGGATAGTTACTTAAACCtctttacaattattttttaaattattttttatttaaaaatataataaaaatatatatttttattttaaaaaattatttttaacatcaacatatcaaaataatctaaaaatatattaatttttttaaaaaaaattattttttttaaaaatactttttaaaatacaaaaataaataaaaccttaatCAGCTTAAACTAGGGCACAGTGGCTCGCCGGccgcaatttgttttttttattgaaggtcTCTTGCACATTTCGATCACCTTATACtgtgatttatatataatagataATTAAAACAGAACAAAATTTACTGCATCGTTCGTTTTGTAGTGCAACAGACTTTGTTTTGCACCTTGATCCCTATATTTTACAGCATTTACAATTTGCCCATGAAAATTTGTTCTTCCATGTGCTGTAGAGGGCAGAGAAGTTTTGTCCGGCCATATtccatcaagaaaaaaaatcaatcttgttttttatatattctttttttgtaaGGAAATTTAAATGAAGGTTGTTTAAATCTTTAATTGTATAGGAAAAGTTAAATTAgagtttaaaaaatctaatttgattttatgtttggAGTGTTTGGAAACACGATTGTatcaacattttcaaaaaaaataatttattttgttaaaaattaaattttttatattttttttgaaattttttgatgcgttgatctcaaaaataatttttaaaaaataaaaaaatattattttaatgcatctcagcacaaaaaatatttaaaaaagtaatcacaatcatactaaaaaaaactagttagaTTTTATTTGGAACATGTAAACAGGCTATGTAGAcactaacaatatttaaaaagtaaaaaagaaaagtttataattagatttttgaggttcttaaactttaatttttcaatcactATAATTCATTGCAAAAATTAATGACATttgtcctttaaaaaaaaaaaaacgcataaGCATTGTCTTCCAAGCCCAGCGCGTGTTTGGGGCTTGGCTCTGctgccttctttttttttattctagcatgctaaaaaaaacagtcttcaaataaaacaattaaaattatatttaaaaaagtatatagtgatatcataattttgaaataatattatatatttttaataaaattgctAGCATTTACTTTATGAATAACTACATATGAAACTAACATGcagaatgtttttaaaaaactatcataaatattatattaatagaatatctaatttttttattgtgaagtTTTTATTAagtcttctaaaaaaaaatattcctttatCTTCGCATGCAATCGCGTAAGGCGCAACTTTTTTTTATCGAGACTTGCATCTCAATTTGCGGCgaattatgttttaagttgggATACTTGCGGTgagaattcataaaaaaaaaagaaattaaaatcttttttgtatggcatcaacaaaaaaataaaaacctaagaaaattaagaaaaaaaaataactaaaaaacccgaaccataaaaaaaccgattaaaattttgaaataactGACTGGTTCAATTCGGTTTTGTAagtctgaaattgaaaaaatcgaaCCGtgccaaaccagaaaaaaaccgtgcaaaaaaaaaaaaaaaccaagttaaaccAAAAAATTCAAGCCAAatcgaaaaaaccgagccaGCCGGGTTaaaccagttttttttaaaaaccaaaccaaaactgaTCGATTTGAATTGGTTTTAGTTTTGAACCAGTTCGgtattttctttcatatataCAACACAACCTTGCTCCTTATTCAAGCTCTCGATAGAATTATCAATttgactaagaaaaaaaagatttctatCTATTCTATTATTCCAAATCCTAGATACAAGGGTTACTATTGAATAtacatttttcaaaataaaaaataaaaaataagaaagtttATTTGGCTCATacagaaaataacaaaagaattgTAAAATATTTGAACAGGAAAAAAGATATCTATCTATTATAGTATTCCAAAGGACACGTATGTGAATATAATTTGCGTTTTCTCccgatttttcttttcttgaattcCTTTTGTGCTGTGTTTTCTCTAAGAATATAATTTGCAAAGCGACACGTATGTGATTTAATAAGACTACAGCCAACCTAAGCTAACTCGAAGATACTAAATTACAAGCTAATAAACATGAAGAACTaagttaaaatcatatttaaaatcaaGGGACCAAAGGATAATGTActccaaaatggaaaaaaaaaaaaatcaccgagGAGAAACGTTACGTGTatggaaggataaaaaaagaagaaagaaaacaaactcGCTCATTCATTCATCTGGCAACAGAcggaaatccaaaaaaaaaaaccacgaaAAGGGGCCAAATCCATATTTGCCTTAAAAATCTTACCATATCACCCACggcagctagctagctagctccaTGCTAATATCATCCTAGAgcccataaaaattaaaaacatacaCTCGTCCTa from Populus alba chromosome 8, ASM523922v2, whole genome shotgun sequence encodes the following:
- the LOC118055523 gene encoding homeobox-leucine zipper protein ATHB-13; protein product: MTCNGMAFFPTNFMLQSSHDQDDHQPPTSLSPILPSCAPRDFHGVGRVAPFLGKRSSMSFSGIDVCHEEGNGEDELSDDGSQAGEKKRRLSMEQVKTLEKNFELGNKLEPERKMQLARALGLQPRQIAIWFQNRRARWKTKQLEIDYDLLKRQLDAVKAENNALQTQNQRLHAEILALKSREPTESINLNKETEGSCSNRSENSSDIKLDISRTPAIDSPLPNHHPTSRPFFPSSSIRPPGIAQLNQNNSSRPDFQSQKMDHIVKEEGLTNMFCSIEDQSGFWHAWLEQQQFN